Proteins from a genomic interval of Pseudomonadales bacterium:
- a CDS encoding glutathione S-transferase family protein — protein MGLLVDGKWHDQWYQSKDGAFIREDAQFRHWVTPDGKAGSSGSEGFKAESGRYHLFVSMACPWAHRTLIFRRLKQLEKHITVTVVDP, from the coding sequence ATGGGTTTATTAGTCGACGGTAAGTGGCATGATCAGTGGTATCAAAGTAAGGATGGCGCATTTATACGCGAAGACGCACAGTTTCGACATTGGGTAACGCCCGATGGTAAGGCTGGCTCCTCTGGTAGTGAAGGCTTTAAGGCAGAGTCTGGTCGTTATCACTTATTTGTTTCGATGGCCTGTCCATGGGCCCATCGCACGTTAATTTTCAGACGCTTAAAACAACTTGAAAAGCATATTACTGTGACCGTTGTGGACCCC
- a CDS encoding LysR family transcriptional regulator has product MTDNLLSLDALQVVDAIARKGSFAAAAASLYRVPSALTYTVQKLEQDLAIQIFVKKGRKAQLTPAGQLLLERGRDILAATEQLVLDVKELHGGWESQLNIGIDTSFGVAAATADLQALMQQRPEIQLDVSEFVLNGAWEALINETIDIAIGVPEKPKDINAVHVFPLIEDDWVFAIAADHPLAAHQQPINQVDIAQYRQVIIKDQANTLRLKALRQLNSSKFIKVENLQAKIAMQLAGLAIGFLPRRAIQHELATGALLIKPLDNEMAALVSKSQLYVAVRHGDRGRALEFLLNSLLNH; this is encoded by the coding sequence ATGACGGATAATCTGCTCAGTCTTGATGCCTTACAGGTGGTTGACGCTATTGCTCGCAAAGGCAGTTTTGCCGCGGCCGCTGCATCGCTATATCGCGTACCCTCAGCCCTTACCTACACGGTTCAGAAGCTTGAACAAGACTTAGCGATACAGATTTTCGTTAAAAAGGGTAGAAAAGCCCAATTAACGCCAGCAGGGCAGTTATTATTAGAGCGAGGCCGCGACATATTAGCCGCTACAGAGCAACTGGTGCTCGATGTAAAAGAGTTGCATGGCGGCTGGGAAAGCCAGCTAAATATTGGTATTGATACCAGTTTTGGCGTGGCTGCAGCTACCGCTGATCTGCAGGCGCTGATGCAGCAGCGACCTGAGATTCAGCTTGATGTAAGCGAATTTGTATTGAATGGCGCCTGGGAGGCGCTCATTAATGAGACAATTGATATTGCGATTGGCGTGCCAGAAAAGCCAAAAGATATCAACGCGGTGCATGTATTTCCTTTGATTGAGGATGATTGGGTATTTGCCATTGCAGCTGATCATCCATTGGCGGCTCATCAGCAGCCTATAAACCAAGTCGATATTGCTCAATACCGACAGGTTATTATTAAAGATCAAGCCAACACCCTGCGATTAAAAGCGCTGCGCCAGCTCAATAGCTCAAAGTTCATTAAAGTTGAAAACTTACAGGCAAAAATAGCTATGCAGTTAGCAGGACTGGCCATTGGCTTTTTGCCGAGGCGCGCAATTCAGCATGAGTTAGCCACTGGCGCTTTATTAATAAAACCGCTCGACAATGAAATGGCTGCGTTAGTCAGTAAGAGTCAGTTATATGTTGCAGTCAGGCACGGAGATCGTGGAAGAGCTTTAGAGTTTTTGTTAAATTCACTATTAAATCATTAA
- a CDS encoding phytanoyl-CoA dioxygenase family protein: protein MKTEPLILSTLSEPLAILRERFQDFGYLHIKAAVNTHDCEALMQQIIDLLAPEVSFNKASRQPILNGKPFFETDPFFDQVYPDIQALPLFQDIFHQQDMQQAMQIVAGDKVFVYPMKMARISTPRKLGFETPPHQDAHSHQAGNTMAGIWLALHDIGKDMGRLMVLPKSHHQGVRQVTQANGVGGVQCEIFAHEDTWHVSDVEQGDVILFHACCVHKAEPNTSDSVVRLSIDTRFCDYGAPVFTSNLAPHHAWRIEKLSWEYIYKNWPKDTLQYYWRDYPALHGPSEAEWQQLAEGLNKQQA from the coding sequence ATGAAAACCGAGCCGCTTATCCTATCAACGCTATCTGAGCCTTTAGCGATCTTGCGCGAGCGATTCCAGGACTTTGGATACCTGCACATTAAAGCTGCAGTGAATACTCACGATTGCGAGGCTTTAATGCAGCAAATAATTGACCTGCTTGCACCCGAAGTTAGTTTTAACAAGGCATCTCGACAACCCATATTAAACGGTAAACCTTTTTTTGAGACGGATCCCTTTTTTGATCAGGTTTATCCAGACATACAAGCACTACCCTTGTTTCAAGATATTTTTCATCAGCAAGATATGCAGCAGGCAATGCAAATCGTAGCCGGCGATAAGGTATTTGTGTATCCCATGAAAATGGCACGTATTTCAACACCGCGTAAACTTGGCTTTGAAACACCGCCACATCAAGATGCGCACTCGCATCAAGCTGGAAATACAATGGCAGGCATCTGGCTAGCGCTTCACGATATTGGCAAAGATATGGGACGTTTAATGGTGCTACCGAAATCGCATCATCAAGGTGTACGTCAAGTCACGCAAGCTAATGGCGTAGGCGGTGTGCAATGCGAAATTTTCGCGCATGAAGATACTTGGCATGTTTCAGATGTTGAACAAGGGGATGTGATTCTTTTTCACGCCTGTTGTGTGCATAAAGCTGAACCTAACACCTCAGATAGTGTAGTGCGATTAAGTATCGACACGCGATTTTGTGATTACGGGGCACCTGTTTTTACCAGCAACTTAGCACCCCACCACGCTTGGCGCATAGAAAAACTAAGCTGGGAATACATTTATAAAAATTGGCCAAAAGACACGCTGCAGTATTATTGGCGCGACTACCCAGCCTTACATGGCCCTAGCGAAGCCGAGTGGCAACAACTAGCTGAAGGCCTGAACAAACAGCAGGCCTAA
- a CDS encoding SRPBCC domain-containing protein: MKYEIILQTSIATSPSSVWQVLTELERYPEWNPFVLRCESSLQPGKAIFMWVKLLPFTLKQRETIRHNDGKSFMEYGVHIPGLLYSTRQHKLETDQPASCLYHSIFRLEGLLAPLIGGLLNKRLKHGFSAMTEALKLRCEESD, encoded by the coding sequence ATGAAATACGAAATCATTTTACAGACTTCCATTGCAACATCACCATCATCTGTGTGGCAGGTTTTGACCGAACTTGAGCGCTATCCGGAATGGAACCCCTTTGTCTTGCGCTGCGAATCAAGTTTACAGCCTGGCAAGGCAATTTTTATGTGGGTTAAACTGTTGCCATTTACCCTCAAGCAGCGTGAAACCATTCGCCATAATGATGGCAAGTCGTTCATGGAATACGGGGTTCATATTCCTGGCTTACTTTACAGCACAAGACAGCATAAGCTCGAAACTGATCAACCTGCTAGCTGCCTCTACCACTCAATTTTTCGCTTAGAAGGCCTGCTAGCGCCTTTAATCGGTGGCTTACTTAACAAACGTCTAAAACACGGTTTCAGCGCGATGACCGAGGCATTAAAGCTGCGTTGCGAGGAGAGTGACTGA
- a CDS encoding protein disulfide oxidoreductase has product MPQDPGSNQPNHEQDVTKRSLSGHRFMKLGFQVCTMLMLLSAITLAIDSYRLTSRDNHTLTPAIMQHIKQQLSSADQLALAAGKPVLVYVWATWCGVCKLTSKAVSNLTSDYPVVSIALKSGTPASVAAYQAQHDIAFPVINDANGAVAQQLEIKGTPSFLILDSHGKIHYYSVGVNTEIGLRAKLAVFDQT; this is encoded by the coding sequence ATGCCGCAAGACCCCGGGTCAAATCAACCCAATCATGAACAGGATGTCACAAAGCGTTCATTATCTGGCCATCGCTTTATGAAACTAGGTTTTCAGGTATGCACAATGCTCATGCTTCTCAGTGCCATCACGCTGGCAATCGATAGCTATCGATTAACATCGCGTGATAATCATACCCTCACACCTGCCATCATGCAGCATATCAAGCAGCAGCTAAGCTCGGCTGATCAATTAGCCTTAGCCGCAGGCAAGCCTGTGTTAGTGTATGTATGGGCTACATGGTGTGGCGTTTGTAAATTAACATCAAAAGCTGTTAGTAATCTTACGAGCGATTATCCAGTCGTTAGTATTGCTTTAAAATCAGGTACTCCAGCCTCGGTTGCGGCCTATCAAGCTCAGCATGATATTGCGTTTCCAGTAATTAACGATGCTAATGGCGCCGTTGCTCAGCAGCTTGAGATAAAGGGTACACCGAGCTTTTTGATTTTGGACAGTCATGGCAAAATTCACTATTACAGTGTTGGTGTGAATACCGAGATTGGCTTGCGGGCCAAGCTGGCCGTATTTGATCAAACTTAA